Proteins encoded in a region of the Streptomyces sp. NBC_00310 genome:
- a CDS encoding FAD-binding oxidoreductase — protein MSELKRRGFLTGAAVAGAGLVSADVLAGARPAAAAAAGAAGGACTPAFGSVTVQPGDTRYDSFLRGHNTRFTGRPDQITIATSPGQVAEALGRAVAAGRRVAVRSGGHCLENFTASSEVKEIIDLSQMSDVYFDESRKAFSVGPGAIVAPTQNTLFKGWGVMIPSAGCSEVGLGGHILGGGYNFYSRMHGIAVDHLYAVEVVVVGADGTPRTVVATREANDPNRGLWWAHTGGGGGNFGVVTRYWLRTPGVVSTDPGTLLPRAGNQRVRTVQWSWESLSQQSFTTLIRNYCQWFERNSAPGAKETQIWATFSGSHRSAGTIGLMAGVEDTVEGGEALLDRLFADVTSGAGVKVASDTRHELPWLDRDNWYWGPPGRQKDKTSDLRKSYTDEQIATIYRYLNDDSISNPGAQVNLAALGGKINTIRPDATAYVHRDSVLRVYFTPGVWRTQSEDAAHVAWVRKLYRDVYSTTGGVPVPNDINAGAYINYPDVDLADPAWNTSDTPWHTLYYGANYARLQQVKKAYDPRDVFRHALSIRPA, from the coding sequence ATGTCCGAATTGAAGCGCCGGGGATTTCTCACCGGTGCCGCGGTCGCCGGGGCCGGTCTGGTGTCGGCGGACGTCCTGGCCGGTGCCCGGCCCGCGGCCGCGGCCGCGGCGGGGGCGGCCGGCGGAGCGTGCACACCGGCGTTCGGCTCCGTCACCGTGCAGCCCGGGGACACCCGGTACGACAGTTTCCTGCGCGGGCACAACACCCGTTTCACGGGCCGGCCCGACCAGATAACCATCGCGACTTCCCCCGGCCAGGTCGCCGAGGCGCTCGGCCGGGCCGTCGCGGCCGGTCGACGGGTCGCCGTGCGCTCCGGGGGCCACTGCCTGGAGAACTTCACGGCGTCCTCCGAGGTCAAAGAGATCATCGATCTTTCCCAGATGTCGGACGTCTACTTCGACGAGTCACGGAAGGCGTTCTCCGTGGGGCCGGGCGCGATCGTGGCTCCGACGCAGAACACGCTCTTCAAGGGCTGGGGCGTGATGATTCCCTCCGCGGGCTGCTCGGAGGTGGGTCTGGGCGGGCACATCCTGGGCGGCGGCTACAACTTCTACTCCCGCATGCACGGGATCGCCGTCGATCACCTCTATGCCGTCGAGGTGGTCGTGGTGGGTGCCGACGGAACACCCCGTACCGTCGTGGCAACGCGAGAGGCCAACGACCCCAACCGGGGCCTGTGGTGGGCGCACACGGGCGGTGGCGGCGGCAACTTCGGTGTCGTGACGCGGTATTGGCTGCGTACGCCGGGGGTGGTCTCCACCGATCCCGGCACACTCCTTCCCCGGGCCGGGAATCAGCGGGTCCGGACGGTGCAGTGGTCGTGGGAGTCCCTGTCGCAGCAGTCGTTCACCACGCTCATCCGCAACTACTGCCAGTGGTTCGAGCGCAACAGTGCTCCCGGGGCGAAGGAGACCCAGATCTGGGCCACGTTCTCCGGGTCGCACCGGTCGGCCGGCACGATCGGCCTGATGGCCGGTGTCGAGGACACGGTCGAGGGCGGGGAGGCGCTGCTCGACAGGCTGTTCGCGGACGTCACCTCGGGCGCCGGTGTCAAGGTCGCGTCGGACACGAGGCACGAGCTGCCGTGGCTCGACCGGGACAACTGGTACTGGGGTCCCCCCGGGCGCCAGAAGGACAAGACCTCGGATCTGCGGAAGAGTTACACCGATGAGCAGATAGCGACGATCTACCGCTATCTCAACGACGACTCCATCAGCAATCCGGGCGCCCAGGTGAACCTGGCCGCTCTCGGCGGGAAGATCAACACCATACGCCCGGACGCGACCGCCTATGTGCATCGGGACTCGGTCCTGCGCGTCTATTTCACCCCCGGTGTATGGAGAACGCAGAGCGAGGACGCCGCGCACGTGGCGTGGGTGCGCAAGCTCTACCGGGACGTCTACAGCACGACCGGGGGTGTTCCGGTGCCCAACGACATCAACGCCGGGGCGTACATCAACTATCCGGACGTCGATCTCGCCGACCCGGCGTGGAATACCTCCGACACGCCGTGGCACACGCTGTATTACGGAGCGAATTACGCGCGGCTGCAGCAGGTGAAAAAGGCTTACGATCCGCGTGACGTGTTCCGTCACGCACTGTCCATACGCCCCGCCTGA
- a CDS encoding excinuclease ABC subunit UvrA — translation MTEFVRDVASMGRETIDVVGARTNNLRDVSLSIPKGQLVAFTGVSGSGKTSLAIDTLHNEAQLRYLEGLSPFVRQYITQRNRPKVDRILGLGPTLAVDQRRLNRNPRSTVATITGIDGHLGLLYSRLPALGADPVAVSGGGHLTTAHFDRHSPEGSCPDCHGVGGRWQAQEELIITRPELPLFEGASPWFAKWRSGEHAFVPALAEKRGVDLGRPWQSLPEEFRHCVLYGTGDEKIEATIDMPNKNETASMTYRSTQPLRGALAEVERVFVNAQTPSAKERYLPYMRKQPCATCGGSGYDEAARSVRLGGMTYPGLLGVEVREVRSWAEHVADDLGAGQREVGEPLLQDLVRRLGVLERLGLAHLQLSRSAATLSGGELQRTRLAAQLSTELSGIIFVLDEPGTGLHPADKAHLLDIALELREAGNTVLLVEHDPELIARADWVIDMGPGAGRLGGEVLVSGPPADAAAHPTSLTGRYLAGDGPRLRRGRRPVGDGTGWVELHGLRAHNVTAERVRFPVGRLTCLTGVSGSGKSSLLGALGAGVEAALNGTATDTVRKVTGLGGLSWVAVVDQEPLGRTPRSNPATYSKAFDIVRRLFAETDAARGRGVSASWFSFNTAGGGRCETCTGYGRKLVDMHFLPDVWVVCDACEGRRYKPEALQIAYQGLTIDQVLELTIAEAVERFPAPRQLAETLEALNRVGLGYLQLGQSATELSGGEAQRLKLASAIQRGAAGRGAGLVVLDEPVSGLHPSDIQRMVDALDVLLDSGNTVVVAEHDIPVAASADWVIDLGPGAGPDGGAVVAQGTVDTVADADTPTATFLRRHAAGLPLLEVRAAAGRSRV, via the coding sequence TTGACTGAATTCGTGCGGGACGTCGCGAGCATGGGCCGCGAGACCATCGACGTCGTGGGGGCTCGTACCAACAATCTGCGGGACGTGTCGCTGAGCATCCCCAAGGGGCAGCTCGTCGCCTTCACCGGGGTGAGCGGCAGCGGCAAGACCTCGCTGGCCATCGACACCCTGCACAACGAGGCCCAACTGCGGTACCTGGAGGGTCTTTCGCCGTTCGTCCGGCAGTACATCACCCAGCGCAACCGGCCGAAGGTCGACCGTATTCTGGGGCTCGGCCCGACGCTCGCGGTCGACCAGCGCCGTCTGAACCGCAACCCCCGTTCCACGGTCGCGACGATCACCGGTATCGACGGGCATCTGGGGCTGCTGTATTCGCGGCTTCCCGCGTTGGGCGCGGACCCGGTGGCGGTGAGCGGGGGCGGTCATCTGACGACCGCGCACTTCGACCGGCACTCGCCGGAGGGGAGCTGTCCCGACTGTCACGGGGTGGGCGGGCGCTGGCAGGCGCAGGAGGAGCTGATCATCACCCGGCCGGAGCTTCCGCTCTTCGAGGGGGCCTCGCCCTGGTTCGCGAAGTGGCGGTCGGGGGAGCACGCGTTCGTACCGGCGCTTGCCGAGAAGCGGGGCGTGGACCTCGGCCGGCCGTGGCAGTCGCTGCCGGAGGAGTTTCGTCACTGCGTGCTGTACGGCACGGGGGACGAGAAGATCGAGGCGACCATCGACATGCCGAACAAGAACGAGACGGCGTCGATGACCTACCGCTCGACCCAGCCGCTGCGGGGCGCGCTCGCCGAGGTGGAGCGGGTGTTCGTGAACGCCCAGACGCCCAGTGCCAAGGAGCGCTATCTGCCGTACATGCGTAAGCAGCCGTGTGCCACGTGCGGTGGCAGCGGGTACGACGAGGCGGCCCGGTCCGTGCGGCTCGGCGGGATGACGTATCCCGGCCTGCTCGGGGTCGAGGTGCGGGAGGTGCGTAGCTGGGCGGAGCATGTGGCGGACGACCTGGGTGCCGGGCAGCGTGAGGTGGGTGAGCCGCTGCTGCAGGATCTGGTGCGCAGGCTCGGGGTGCTCGAGCGGCTCGGTCTGGCCCATCTGCAGCTGTCGCGGAGCGCGGCCACGCTGTCCGGGGGCGAGTTGCAGCGCACCCGGCTCGCGGCGCAGCTCAGCACCGAACTGAGCGGCATCATCTTCGTCCTGGACGAACCCGGGACGGGGCTGCATCCGGCGGACAAGGCGCATCTGCTCGACATCGCCCTGGAGTTGCGCGAGGCGGGCAATACGGTGCTTCTGGTCGAGCACGATCCCGAGCTGATCGCCCGGGCGGACTGGGTGATCGACATGGGGCCGGGGGCGGGCCGCCTCGGCGGTGAGGTCCTGGTGTCGGGTCCGCCGGCCGACGCGGCCGCCCATCCCACGTCGCTGACCGGGCGGTATCTGGCCGGTGACGGGCCGCGGCTGCGGCGCGGGCGCCGGCCGGTCGGGGACGGCACGGGCTGGGTGGAGCTGCACGGCCTGCGTGCGCACAATGTGACCGCGGAGCGGGTGCGTTTTCCTGTCGGCCGGCTCACCTGTCTGACCGGGGTGAGCGGCAGTGGCAAGAGCAGTCTGCTCGGCGCGCTCGGGGCGGGTGTGGAGGCCGCCTTGAACGGGACGGCGACCGACACGGTGCGCAAGGTGACCGGTCTGGGCGGGCTGAGCTGGGTCGCGGTCGTCGACCAGGAGCCGCTCGGCCGGACCCCGCGGTCCAATCCGGCCACCTACAGCAAGGCGTTCGACATCGTCCGCAGGCTGTTCGCCGAGACCGATGCGGCCCGCGGGCGCGGGGTCAGTGCCTCCTGGTTCAGTTTCAACACCGCGGGCGGGGGCCGCTGCGAGACCTGCACCGGTTACGGCCGCAAGCTGGTCGACATGCACTTCCTGCCGGACGTGTGGGTGGTGTGCGACGCGTGCGAAGGCCGGCGTTACAAGCCGGAGGCTCTGCAGATCGCCTACCAGGGGCTGACCATCGATCAGGTTCTGGAGCTGACCATCGCCGAGGCCGTGGAGCGGTTTCCCGCGCCGCGGCAGCTCGCGGAAACGTTGGAGGCCCTGAACCGGGTCGGGCTCGGTTATCTCCAGCTCGGGCAGAGTGCCACCGAACTGTCGGGCGGAGAGGCGCAGCGGCTGAAGCTGGCATCGGCGATCCAGCGTGGCGCGGCAGGCCGCGGCGCCGGTCTGGTCGTGCTCGACGAGCCCGTCTCGGGCCTGCATCCTTCCGATATCCAGCGCATGGTGGACGCACTCGATGTGCTGCTGGACTCGGGCAACACCGTCGTCGTGGCCGAGCACGACATCCCCGTCGCCGCGTCCGCGGACTGGGTGATCGACCTGGGGCCGGGAGCCGGCCCCGACGGAGGCGCCGTGGTCGCGCAGGGCACTGTGGACACCGTCGCCGACGCCGACACCCCGACCGCCACGTTCCTGCGCCGGCACGCCGCCGGCCTGCCGCTGCTGGAGGTGCGGGCGGCGGCCGGCCGGTCCCGGGTGTGA
- a CDS encoding B3/B4 domain-containing protein, which produces MSLSLTVSDEVRTLAPGFTHVAVEAHDLTNGPSTDASSVLLDDAARRLAVRLDGRAPHEDPHIAAWREVYTAFGSKPSRTRNSAEALAKRALSPAGLPRINLLVDLYNAISVAHLIPVGGEDIDHVQGGMRLVRATGDEDFLTVTGGEEVIEHPDAGEVIWRDETGVTCRRWNWRQGPRTRLTEKTTSGIFLLESLAPMPVTDVETAAAELAELLAKFSPGAHITVHAPHPDR; this is translated from the coding sequence ATGTCCCTCTCGCTCACCGTGTCCGACGAGGTGCGCACCCTCGCGCCCGGCTTCACGCACGTCGCCGTCGAGGCACACGACCTCACCAACGGACCCAGCACCGATGCCAGCTCCGTCCTCCTAGACGACGCCGCCCGCCGCCTCGCTGTACGCCTGGACGGACGCGCCCCGCACGAGGACCCGCACATCGCCGCCTGGCGCGAGGTCTACACGGCGTTCGGCTCCAAGCCGTCCCGCACCCGCAACTCGGCGGAGGCGCTGGCGAAACGAGCCCTGTCGCCGGCGGGACTGCCCCGCATCAACCTGCTCGTCGACCTGTACAACGCCATCAGCGTCGCCCACCTCATCCCCGTCGGCGGCGAGGACATCGACCACGTCCAGGGCGGCATGCGCCTGGTACGCGCCACCGGCGACGAGGACTTCCTGACCGTCACCGGCGGCGAGGAGGTCATCGAACACCCCGACGCCGGCGAAGTGATCTGGCGGGACGAGACCGGCGTGACCTGCCGCCGCTGGAACTGGCGCCAGGGCCCGCGCACGAGGCTCACCGAGAAGACCACCTCGGGCATCTTCCTGCTGGAGAGCCTGGCGCCGATGCCCGTCACCGACGTCGAGACGGCCGCAGCCGAACTCGCCGAACTGCTCGCCAAGTTCAGCCCCGGCGCACACATCACCGTGCACGCCCCCCACCCCGACCGATGA
- a CDS encoding SDR family oxidoreductase, with amino-acid sequence MGLTPDTSTPDLRGKIALVAGGTRGAGRGIAVQLGAAGATVYVTGRTTAERRSEYDRAETFEETAELVSAAGGTGIAVATDHLVPEQVRALAERIGAEQGRLDVLVNNVWGGERLFEFEKPVWEHDLDNGLRLLRLGVETHAITSHFLLPLLVRQPGGLVVEMTDGTSAYNGVNYRNSYFYDLVKNSVLRMAFVLAHELKPHGGTAVALSPGWLRSEMMLDAFGVAEDNWRDALATVPHFCISESPAYVGRAVAALAGDVDVARWNGQSLSSGQLAQEYGFTDLDGSRPDCWRYLVEVDDAGKPADATGYR; translated from the coding sequence ATGGGATTGACGCCCGACACATCGACACCGGACCTCCGCGGAAAGATCGCGCTGGTTGCGGGGGGCACGCGGGGCGCCGGGCGGGGCATCGCCGTCCAGCTCGGGGCGGCGGGTGCGACGGTCTATGTCACCGGCCGTACGACTGCGGAACGGCGTTCGGAGTATGACCGGGCCGAGACGTTCGAGGAGACCGCGGAACTCGTCAGTGCCGCGGGCGGAACCGGTATCGCGGTGGCGACCGACCACCTGGTGCCGGAGCAGGTCCGTGCGTTGGCCGAGCGCATTGGCGCCGAGCAGGGGCGGCTTGATGTGCTGGTCAACAATGTCTGGGGTGGTGAGCGGCTGTTCGAGTTCGAGAAGCCGGTGTGGGAGCACGACCTCGACAACGGGCTGCGGCTGCTGCGGCTGGGGGTGGAGACCCATGCGATCACCAGCCACTTCCTGCTGCCTCTGCTGGTGCGGCAACCGGGTGGTCTCGTGGTGGAGATGACCGATGGCACGTCCGCGTACAACGGGGTGAACTATCGCAACTCGTACTTCTATGACTTGGTCAAGAACAGTGTGCTGCGTATGGCGTTCGTGCTCGCTCACGAGCTGAAGCCGCATGGTGGAACGGCGGTGGCGCTGAGTCCGGGCTGGCTGCGTTCGGAGATGATGCTCGACGCGTTCGGTGTTGCTGAGGACAACTGGCGGGACGCGTTGGCCACGGTGCCGCACTTCTGCATCTCGGAGAGTCCGGCGTATGTCGGGCGTGCGGTCGCGGCGTTGGCCGGTGATGTTGATGTCGCTCGTTGGAACGGTCAGTCGCTGTCGAGCGGGCAGCTCGCCCAGGAGTACGGCTTCACCGACCTCGATGGTTCGCGTCCGGACTGCTGGCGCTACCTGGTCGAGGTCGACGACGCCGGTAAGCCCGCGGATGCGACCGGGTATCGGTGA
- a CDS encoding FHA domain-containing protein has protein sequence MDPPPRERDLPHLVVDRPDRLRGRVFVLDDQPMLVGRDSDCQIQVGDPGVSRRHAVVWRASGRTTVEDLASTNGTMLNGHPVLGQQVLHSGDVLDFGPLEVHYEELRSADRTVQAPKPGAGGTPGGTSDTMPGWGPAPEPGPTPHGAPAAGPPPSGPPGRQAPREAGRTPPGGERRFDIGEQQADRLSNVAGDQYNYVQQAQRESFFREIAATRTRARHLIMLGFLLFLVGGGIYGWVIIRFVSGTNDDISSGSSTFDSSPELLGPKVAGVPVGAVGFAMAAIGTVLTVIGIVLHIVTTSRRRRFEDAERQASWRQR, from the coding sequence ATGGACCCTCCTCCGCGAGAGCGCGACCTACCGCACCTCGTGGTCGACCGCCCGGACCGGCTGCGCGGCCGGGTCTTCGTCCTCGACGACCAGCCGATGCTGGTCGGGCGGGACTCCGACTGCCAGATCCAGGTGGGCGATCCGGGCGTCAGCCGACGGCACGCGGTGGTGTGGCGGGCCTCGGGCCGGACCACCGTCGAGGATCTCGCCTCCACCAACGGCACCATGCTGAACGGTCACCCGGTGCTCGGGCAGCAGGTGCTGCACTCGGGTGACGTGCTGGATTTTGGTCCCTTAGAGGTGCATTACGAAGAGCTGCGCTCCGCCGACCGGACCGTTCAGGCCCCGAAGCCCGGAGCCGGCGGCACCCCGGGCGGTACCTCGGACACCATGCCGGGCTGGGGCCCCGCCCCCGAGCCCGGGCCCACGCCTCACGGCGCTCCCGCCGCAGGGCCGCCGCCCTCCGGCCCGCCGGGCCGCCAGGCACCGCGCGAGGCCGGCCGTACGCCGCCCGGCGGCGAGCGGCGGTTCGACATCGGGGAGCAGCAGGCCGACCGGCTGAGCAATGTCGCCGGGGACCAGTACAACTACGTTCAGCAGGCGCAGCGCGAGAGCTTTTTCAGGGAGATCGCCGCGACCCGTACCAGGGCGCGACACCTGATCATGCTCGGCTTCCTGCTCTTTCTGGTCGGGGGCGGGATCTACGGCTGGGTGATCATTCGATTCGTTTCCGGGACCAACGACGATATTTCGTCGGGGAGTTCGACCTTCGACTCTTCCCCGGAGCTGCTCGGACCGAAGGTGGCCGGGGTGCCGGTAGGGGCGGTCGGGTTCGCGATGGCGGCTATCGGGACGGTTCTGACGGTCATCGGGATCGTTCTGCACATCGTGACGACGTCCCGGCGCCGCCGCTTCGAGGATGCCGAGCGGCAGGCGTCCTGGCGGCAGCGGTGA
- a CDS encoding SDR family NAD(P)-dependent oxidoreductase, with translation MVTAGTAGIGLETALGLADAGFFVTVVGRNADRGAQAVDRINAMNPSHPARFLPADLGSLDQVRALADQIAAEHATSGDPLTALVNNVGAMFSQPQTLDGIEASFLVNHLSPYLLTELLLPTLTADTPSRIVNVTSSAVGLAKRSFDTVEPPGGYYGFHWYGRAKLANLAYTLDLATRLQGTAVSVFAADPGGAATDMTNGTMTDPKIVSPALRLLWPLVRRKFERSTSGPASLAARPSIVAATDATLTGRTGIVIGAQTHPVKPLRAATDPRVAQDVRRLSERHAPLTTT, from the coding sequence GTGGTCACGGCGGGGACAGCCGGTATCGGACTGGAGACAGCCCTGGGGCTGGCCGACGCCGGGTTCTTCGTCACCGTGGTCGGACGCAACGCCGACAGGGGTGCTCAGGCGGTCGACCGAATCAACGCGATGAACCCGTCCCATCCCGCGCGGTTCCTGCCCGCCGACCTCGGCTCGCTCGACCAGGTGCGCGCGCTCGCTGACCAGATCGCCGCCGAACATGCCACTTCTGGCGACCCCCTGACCGCGCTGGTCAACAACGTCGGCGCGATGTTCTCGCAGCCACAGACCCTGGACGGGATCGAAGCGTCGTTCCTCGTCAACCACCTCTCGCCGTACCTGCTGACGGAACTGCTACTGCCCACGCTGACGGCCGACACCCCCAGCAGGATCGTGAACGTGACATCGAGTGCAGTCGGGCTTGCGAAGCGGTCCTTCGACACCGTTGAGCCGCCCGGCGGCTACTACGGCTTCCATTGGTATGGCCGCGCCAAGCTCGCCAACCTCGCCTACACGCTCGACCTTGCCACCCGGCTCCAAGGCACGGCCGTCTCTGTCTTCGCCGCCGACCCCGGAGGCGCCGCAACCGACATGACCAACGGCACCATGACCGATCCGAAGATCGTCTCACCAGCCCTGCGGCTGCTCTGGCCGCTGGTACGCCGCAAGTTCGAACGCTCTACTTCGGGTCCGGCGTCCCTGGCTGCCCGGCCCTCGATCGTCGCCGCCACCGACGCCACCCTTACGGGCCGGACCGGCATCGTCATCGGAGCCCAGACCCACCCGGTGAAACCTCTGCGCGCAGCCACAGACCCCCGCGTCGCCCAGGACGTGCGCCGGCTCAGCGAACGGCACGCGCCCCTCACGACAACCTGA
- a CDS encoding TetR/AcrR family transcriptional regulator gives MTTPLRKDAARNWDRIVAVARALVDQGTPLQLNDVAGRAGLGVGTVYRHFATPEALLETVATPCLEALAAHGRQALADTDPRRALEAFLFRTVEAQVTDASLAPVAAAATDTLPRTTELKETLQSVGTALLDRARDAGAVRRDLAATDLVPLMCGIAYSVNVHGGTPADRLDTAHRYLAALLEGLRATPQHP, from the coding sequence ATGACGACGCCCCTTCGCAAGGACGCGGCCCGCAACTGGGACCGGATCGTCGCTGTCGCCCGTGCCCTCGTCGACCAGGGCACACCCCTGCAACTGAACGACGTCGCCGGCCGCGCCGGACTCGGAGTCGGCACTGTCTACCGCCACTTCGCCACCCCCGAGGCGCTGCTGGAGACCGTCGCCACTCCCTGCCTGGAAGCCCTGGCCGCCCACGGCCGGCAGGCGCTGGCCGACACCGATCCCCGGCGCGCGCTCGAAGCCTTCTTGTTCCGCACCGTCGAAGCGCAGGTCACGGACGCGTCCCTGGCCCCGGTCGCCGCCGCAGCCACCGACACCTTGCCGCGCACCACGGAACTCAAAGAGACGCTTCAGTCGGTCGGCACCGCACTCCTCGACCGGGCGCGCGACGCCGGGGCGGTTCGACGTGACCTGGCCGCCACCGACCTCGTCCCGCTCATGTGCGGCATCGCCTACTCCGTCAACGTCCATGGCGGCACACCTGCCGACCGGCTCGACACCGCACACCGCTACTTGGCCGCACTCCTCGAAGGACTGCGGGCCACGCCACAGCACCCGTGA
- a CDS encoding IS30 family transposase, with amino-acid sequence MKTSDVPEGRRRQWRADRALRPAMRSPGRPDPSRVVQRQFWRLIATGVTTVEASLAVGVSWPVGARWFRHAGGMPPISLAEPTGRYLAFEEREEIAILRAMNKGVREIARALGRDPGTISRELRRNAATRGGKQEYRATVAQWKAQQAAKRPRTAKLTGNDRLREYVQDRLVGSVRRPDNTIVAGPRTPAWKGLNKPHRQDRRWATAWSPEQISHRLHVDFPDDESMRISHEAIYQALFIEGRGALKRELVTCLRTGRALRTPRARSQNKPQGHVTADVILSERPAEAADRAVPGHWEGDLIIGTGRSAIGTLVERSSRSTLLVHLPRLEGWGENPPVKNGTSLGGYGAIAMNAALTTSMTQLPEQLRKTLTWDRGKELSGHAQFAIDTGTKVFFADPHSPWQRPTNENTNGLLRQYFPKGTDLSRWSSTDLEAVAMAINNRPRKTLGWRTPAEVFEEQLRSLQQPGVATTG; translated from the coding sequence TTGAAGACCAGCGATGTTCCGGAGGGTCGGCGTCGGCAGTGGCGCGCTGATCGTGCGTTGCGGCCGGCGATGCGTTCGCCGGGGCGGCCTGATCCGTCTCGAGTCGTGCAGCGCCAGTTCTGGCGGCTGATCGCCACGGGGGTCACGACGGTGGAGGCGTCGTTGGCGGTCGGCGTGTCGTGGCCGGTGGGTGCGAGGTGGTTTCGTCACGCTGGCGGCATGCCTCCGATCTCGTTGGCCGAGCCCACGGGCCGGTACCTCGCGTTCGAGGAGCGCGAGGAGATCGCGATCCTCAGGGCGATGAACAAGGGCGTGCGCGAGATCGCCCGCGCCCTGGGGCGTGACCCCGGAACGATCTCTCGCGAACTGCGCCGCAACGCCGCCACGCGCGGCGGCAAGCAGGAGTACCGCGCGACGGTCGCCCAGTGGAAAGCACAGCAGGCCGCCAAGCGCCCGAGGACCGCGAAGCTCACAGGCAACGACAGGTTGCGTGAGTACGTGCAGGACCGGCTCGTCGGCAGTGTCCGCCGCCCCGACAACACGATCGTCGCCGGGCCCAGGACGCCCGCATGGAAAGGGCTGAACAAGCCGCACCGGCAGGACAGACGATGGGCGACGGCATGGAGCCCGGAGCAGATTTCGCACCGTCTCCATGTCGACTTCCCCGATGATGAGTCCATGCGCATCAGCCACGAAGCGATCTACCAGGCGCTGTTCATCGAGGGCCGTGGCGCGCTCAAGCGGGAACTGGTCACGTGTCTGCGCACCGGCCGGGCGCTGCGGACTCCCCGTGCACGGTCACAGAACAAACCGCAGGGGCATGTCACCGCGGACGTCATCCTCAGCGAACGCCCCGCCGAGGCCGCAGACCGCGCGGTCCCCGGACACTGGGAAGGCGATTTGATCATCGGGACGGGTCGCTCCGCGATCGGCACGCTGGTCGAGCGCAGCAGCCGCTCCACGCTCCTGGTGCACCTGCCCCGGCTCGAGGGCTGGGGCGAGAATCCGCCCGTGAAGAACGGCACCTCACTCGGGGGCTATGGCGCGATCGCGATGAACGCGGCGCTCACGACGTCGATGACGCAGCTGCCCGAGCAGCTACGCAAAACCCTCACCTGGGACCGCGGAAAGGAACTCTCCGGCCACGCCCAGTTCGCCATCGATACCGGGACGAAGGTGTTCTTCGCCGATCCCCACTCACCCTGGCAACGACCGACGAACGAGAACACGAACGGGCTGCTGCGTCAGTACTTCCCGAAGGGCACCGATCTGTCCCGGTGGTCGTCCACGGACCTCGAAGCCGTCGCCATGGCGATCAACAACCGGCCCCGCAAGACCCTCGGCTGGCGGACACCCGCCGAGGTCTTCGAAGAGCAGCTACGCTCGCTGCAACAGCCCGGTGTTGCAACGACTGGTTGA
- a CDS encoding IS3 family transposase, translating to MGEVAVADPSQVVGVISDFRTEHGISHRVSCRALGVSESWFYKHRTRRPTRREVRRRQLAEAVREEFIDSGGTYGSPKIWIQLVRQGWRVSVNTIAKLMAELGLVARKVSHRRGLTRPGRRPAAPDFVNRDFTAEAPDLVWCGDMTEIETGEGKVYLATVIDLFSRRLLGYAMGERHDAGLVVAALHMAAATRGGNVRGVIFHTDRGSEGGFNWSSQHFDLGGVRRGHGGLEFEDQRCSGGSASAVAR from the coding sequence GTGGGTGAAGTAGCCGTGGCGGACCCGTCCCAAGTGGTCGGGGTGATCAGCGACTTCAGGACCGAGCACGGTATTTCGCACCGAGTCTCGTGCCGCGCCCTGGGCGTGAGCGAGTCGTGGTTCTACAAGCACCGCACCCGTCGGCCAACCCGGCGTGAAGTACGCCGTCGGCAGCTGGCCGAGGCGGTACGGGAGGAGTTCATCGATTCCGGTGGCACCTACGGCTCGCCGAAGATCTGGATCCAGCTGGTGCGGCAGGGCTGGCGGGTCTCGGTGAACACCATCGCCAAGCTCATGGCCGAACTCGGCCTGGTCGCCCGCAAGGTCAGCCACCGGCGCGGACTGACCCGGCCGGGAAGACGACCGGCCGCCCCGGACTTCGTCAACCGGGACTTCACCGCCGAAGCGCCCGACCTGGTGTGGTGCGGGGACATGACGGAGATCGAGACCGGCGAGGGCAAGGTGTATCTGGCCACGGTCATCGATCTGTTCTCCCGCCGCCTGCTCGGCTACGCGATGGGAGAGCGGCACGACGCGGGCCTAGTCGTGGCCGCCCTGCACATGGCCGCAGCCACCCGCGGCGGAAACGTGCGGGGCGTCATCTTCCACACGGACCGCGGCAGCGAGGGTGGATTCAACTGGTCGTCGCAACACTTTGATCTCGGAGGTGTGCGACGTGGCCACGGCGGACTGGAGTTTGAAGACCAGCGATGTTCCGGAGGGTCGGCGTCGGCAGTGGCGCGCTGA
- a CDS encoding transposase yields the protein MAEKRRKFDPEFREGAVRIVTETGKPIAEVAKDLGINETTLASWVSRARRAGTAPAGGSDELERLRRENAQLKRDNKELVMERDVLKRCMVPWVK from the coding sequence ATGGCGGAGAAGCGACGGAAGTTCGATCCGGAGTTCCGTGAAGGTGCGGTACGGATCGTGACGGAGACCGGGAAGCCGATTGCCGAGGTCGCCAAGGATCTGGGCATCAACGAGACCACGCTGGCCAGCTGGGTCTCGCGCGCTCGCCGGGCAGGGACGGCGCCGGCCGGCGGGAGTGACGAGCTGGAGCGGTTGCGGCGGGAGAATGCCCAGCTCAAGCGGGACAACAAGGAACTGGTCATGGAGCGCGATGTCCTCAAACGCTGCATGGTCCCGTGGGTGAAGTAG